A window of Abditibacteriota bacterium contains these coding sequences:
- a CDS encoding M3 family oligoendopeptidase: MTPNHVTWDLSGLYSGPDDERIDGDLGRAKELAEAFAGRYKGNIAAADGKTLLAAMKEYTDILALSYNPDLYALLVFSADTSAPENGALMQRVSEQVSAVSVTLLFFDLELMAMPEERLQAAYEECPALSEYAHHIATVRAFNPYKLSEPEERIMEEKANTGRRAFDRLFDQVLSSAVFRGRIKGEDREMNEAQVLSLLRSPDRAVREDAAHILTEGLKEHSGVLSFIFNTMVYDKSVDDRLRGFGYPQESRHLSNELSRETVELVIRTCRDNYGLVSRFYRRKKQLLGLRELTHVDRYAPLAAAEKEVSFEEARDIVLSSFGRFSDRFASIARDFFDKRWIDAEPRQGKRGGAFCAHADPAHNPYVLMSYMNRQDDVMTLAHELGHGIHAVLASRQNILDCSATLPIAENASTFGEMLVFEALVRDASREEKIALYAEKIESVFATVFRQAAMYIFECRLHEARRSRGELSVEAIGELWQDSLQEMFGDSLILGDEHKYWWIYVSHFIGTPFYVYAYSFGELMVLSLFALYKKMGAPFVAKYEELLSGGGSQAPAELLGSMGFDITSPGFWKDGMDYIAGLIDEFEALCDN; the protein is encoded by the coding sequence ATGACACCGAATCACGTGACATGGGACCTGTCCGGCCTGTACAGCGGCCCGGACGACGAGAGGATAGACGGAGATCTGGGGCGCGCCAAAGAGCTGGCGGAGGCCTTTGCCGGCCGCTATAAGGGCAATATCGCCGCTGCGGACGGGAAGACGCTCCTTGCCGCCATGAAGGAATACACGGACATACTCGCTCTCAGTTATAATCCGGACCTGTATGCCCTGCTGGTGTTTTCCGCCGACACCTCCGCTCCGGAAAACGGCGCTCTGATGCAGCGGGTGTCCGAGCAGGTGTCTGCCGTCAGCGTGACGCTGCTCTTCTTTGACCTGGAGCTCATGGCCATGCCGGAGGAGCGGCTGCAGGCCGCCTATGAGGAATGTCCGGCCCTCTCGGAATACGCCCACCATATCGCCACGGTGAGGGCCTTCAACCCCTACAAGCTCAGCGAGCCGGAGGAGCGGATCATGGAGGAAAAGGCCAACACGGGCCGCAGGGCCTTTGACCGGCTCTTTGACCAGGTGCTGTCCTCCGCCGTGTTCAGAGGCAGGATAAAGGGCGAGGACAGGGAGATGAACGAGGCCCAGGTCCTGAGCCTGCTGCGCAGCCCCGACCGGGCGGTCCGGGAAGACGCGGCCCACATACTGACCGAGGGCCTGAAGGAGCACTCGGGAGTGCTGTCCTTCATATTCAACACCATGGTGTATGACAAGAGCGTGGATGACAGGCTCAGGGGCTTTGGCTATCCTCAGGAGTCCAGGCACCTGTCCAACGAGCTGAGCCGGGAGACGGTGGAGCTGGTGATCAGGACCTGCCGGGACAACTACGGACTGGTGTCGCGGTTTTACCGCCGCAAAAAGCAGCTGCTGGGCCTCAGGGAGCTCACCCACGTAGACAGATACGCCCCTCTGGCGGCCGCCGAAAAAGAGGTGTCCTTTGAGGAAGCCAGGGACATAGTGCTGTCGTCCTTTGGCCGGTTTTCGGACCGTTTTGCCTCCATAGCCCGGGACTTCTTTGACAAGAGATGGATAGACGCCGAGCCCCGGCAGGGCAAGAGGGGCGGAGCCTTTTGCGCCCACGCCGACCCGGCCCACAATCCCTACGTGCTCATGAGCTACATGAACCGGCAGGACGACGTGATGACCCTGGCCCACGAGCTGGGCCACGGCATACATGCGGTGCTCGCTTCCCGGCAGAACATACTGGACTGCAGCGCCACTCTGCCCATAGCCGAGAACGCCTCCACCTTCGGGGAGATGCTGGTCTTTGAGGCCCTGGTCCGGGATGCGTCCCGGGAGGAGAAGATAGCCCTCTACGCCGAAAAGATAGAGAGCGTGTTCGCCACCGTGTTCAGACAGGCAGCCATGTATATCTTTGAGTGCCGGCTCCACGAGGCCCGCAGGAGCAGGGGAGAATTGTCCGTGGAGGCTATAGGCGAGCTGTGGCAGGACTCCCTGCAGGAAATGTTCGGCGACAGCCTCATACTGGGAGACGAGCACAAATACTGGTGGATATACGTGTCCCACTTTATCGGCACGCCCTTCTACGTGTATGCCTACAGCTTCGGCGAGCTGATGGTGCTGTCGCTGTTTGCCCTTTACAAGAAGATGGGCGCCCCCTTTGTGGCTAAATACGAGGAGCTGCTCTCGGGCGGCGGCAGCCAGGCTCCCGCGGAGCTGCTCGGCAGCATGGGCTTTGACATCACCAGCCCCGGCTTCTGGAAGGACGGCATG
- a CDS encoding DUF4838 domain-containing protein, with amino-acid sequence MRLIILVLAVLCAALPALSLDLTEAAIVLGPDADPAEETAASELSAYLQKITGREYPVTDRQPSEGPAIYVGQTAQVKSLLPDFDWDSLKDDGTLIKSGKNYLVLAGDRPRGSIYAVYGFLEDYLGCRFLTAHAETVPVRDRIVVKDNIYKTHVPPFTYREALLCMNYINQQTTAKMRVNGDNGAILREWGGNRSMWRIDHSFARELLPGEKYFDEHPEWFALRDGVRRPVQPCLSNEEALKEVAENIREEIRTLGLKCVSVGLNDNNLCCQCPECEALAEKYGAQSGVLIYALNHIYELIRDEYPDVMLETFAYLHTAEPPRGIKPCDHVVIVLCDIENNFGASFAETPKKPLFLPENARYFLYADQQTVNSEYYRRLMEWGTLTDNLFIWHYVANFSNYLILHPNIAPFKRDIQAFRDAGAKAVFFQGDRNNAYAGFTALRNYALCQLAWDPDKDEDALMKDFMQGFYGAGWEYICRIWEYAREIVEKRHIFISTYSYDNSWLTKEEMAEIFRLFALALSAASEDEDARYRIYYDLMCFQVGWYLADDETRDYCARSGWMTISDPDRFARYFLGFARDNSILEFSEGGPVENSILSGYKPKEKSGSVPDLCEGLADEEWIELLPDDFAIIQKGALADVLEDPEAVTGRACVLYSDTAEWNMASGMSKLCFYLSDRGYRACDVFVSAKRAGEMNDPEADALQVITWEPGYGLEKTFKARELGESYSLLKAGSFEIKRKPNADMFLYPLNHPEGCKEVWIDRVILIPRK; translated from the coding sequence ATGCGTCTTATCATCCTTGTTCTTGCCGTATTGTGCGCCGCTTTGCCGGCTCTCTCTTTGGACCTGACGGAGGCCGCCATAGTCCTGGGCCCCGACGCCGACCCGGCGGAGGAGACTGCCGCTTCCGAGCTTTCGGCATATCTGCAAAAGATCACCGGCCGTGAGTATCCCGTCACTGACCGGCAGCCCTCGGAGGGGCCTGCCATATACGTGGGGCAGACGGCGCAGGTAAAGAGCCTGCTCCCGGACTTTGACTGGGACTCTCTGAAGGACGACGGCACCCTGATAAAGAGCGGAAAGAACTATCTCGTGCTGGCGGGGGACAGGCCCCGGGGCTCCATTTACGCCGTATACGGCTTTTTGGAGGACTATTTGGGCTGCAGGTTCCTGACGGCCCACGCGGAGACCGTGCCCGTGAGGGACAGGATAGTGGTCAAGGACAATATCTACAAGACCCACGTTCCTCCCTTTACTTACAGAGAGGCCCTTCTCTGCATGAACTACATCAACCAGCAGACCACTGCCAAGATGCGGGTCAACGGGGACAACGGAGCCATTCTGCGGGAATGGGGCGGCAACAGGAGCATGTGGAGGATCGACCATTCCTTTGCCAGGGAGCTGCTGCCCGGCGAAAAGTACTTTGACGAGCATCCCGAGTGGTTCGCCCTGCGGGACGGCGTCCGCCGGCCCGTGCAGCCCTGCCTGTCCAATGAGGAGGCTCTGAAGGAGGTGGCCGAGAACATCCGGGAAGAGATCAGGACTCTCGGCCTGAAATGCGTCTCGGTGGGCCTCAACGACAACAACCTCTGCTGTCAGTGTCCGGAATGCGAGGCCCTGGCGGAAAAATACGGCGCCCAGTCCGGGGTGCTGATATACGCCCTGAACCATATATACGAGCTAATCAGGGACGAATACCCCGACGTGATGCTGGAGACCTTTGCCTATCTGCACACAGCGGAGCCTCCCAGGGGGATAAAGCCCTGCGACCACGTGGTGATAGTCTTGTGCGACATAGAAAACAACTTCGGCGCCTCTTTTGCCGAGACCCCAAAAAAGCCTCTCTTCCTGCCGGAAAACGCCAGATATTTTCTCTACGCCGACCAGCAGACCGTGAACAGCGAGTATTATCGCAGGCTTATGGAATGGGGCACATTAACCGACAATCTCTTTATCTGGCACTACGTGGCCAACTTCAGCAACTATCTGATCCTGCATCCCAATATAGCCCCCTTCAAAAGGGACATACAGGCCTTCCGGGACGCCGGGGCAAAGGCAGTGTTCTTTCAGGGTGACCGGAACAACGCCTACGCGGGCTTTACGGCCCTCAGAAACTACGCGCTTTGCCAGCTGGCCTGGGACCCGGACAAAGATGAAGACGCTCTCATGAAGGATTTTATGCAGGGCTTTTACGGCGCCGGCTGGGAGTATATCTGCAGGATATGGGAATACGCCCGGGAGATAGTCGAAAAGCGCCATATCTTCATCAGCACCTACTCTTATGACAACTCCTGGCTCACCAAGGAGGAAATGGCGGAGATCTTCCGCCTGTTCGCCCTGGCCCTGTCCGCCGCCTCGGAGGACGAGGACGCCCGGTACCGCATCTATTACGACCTGATGTGCTTCCAGGTGGGCTGGTATCTGGCAGACGACGAGACCAGAGACTACTGCGCCCGGTCGGGCTGGATGACTATATCAGACCCCGACAGGTTCGCCCGTTATTTCCTCGGATTTGCCCGGGATAACAGTATCCTGGAGTTCAGCGAGGGCGGCCCCGTGGAGAATTCCATCCTGTCCGGCTACAAGCCCAAAGAGAAATCGGGCAGCGTCCCTGACCTGTGCGAAGGTCTGGCAGACGAGGAGTGGATCGAGCTGCTGCCGGACGATTTTGCCATCATCCAGAAGGGCGCTCTGGCAGACGTGCTGGAGGACCCGGAGGCCGTGACGGGCAGGGCCTGCGTGCTGTATTCGGATACTGCCGAGTGGAATATGGCGTCGGGGATGTCCAAGCTGTGCTTTTATCTCTCCGACAGAGGCTACAGGGCCTGCGACGTCTTCGTGTCGGCAAAACGCGCCGGCGAGATGAACGACCCGGAGGCGGACGCCCTGCAGGTGATCACCTGGGAGCCGGGCTACGGTCTGGAGAAGACCTTCAAGGCCCGGGAGCTGGGAGAGAGCTACTCTCTTCTCAAGGCCGGGAGCTTTGAAATAAAGCGCAAGCCCAATGCCGATATGTTTCTGTATCCCCTCAATCATCCGGAGGGCTGCAAAGAGGTGTGGATAGACAGGGTGATACTTATCCCCCGCAAATGA
- a CDS encoding DNA repair protein codes for MDKTYLCIDLKSFYASVECVKRGLDPMTANLVVADESRTDRTICLAVSPSLRKEGVKNRCRLFEIPADKQFIIARPRMRLYMETAADIYEIYLEYIAPEDIHVYSIDEAFLDVTPYLSLYRKTPRELAELLKGAIYRELGLTAACGIGSNMYLAKIALDILAKHSPDGIACLDEELYRRLLWRHRPITDFWMIAAGRARRLARLGITCMEQLAAAPRELILRQFGVCGESLIDKAWGRDATEMADVKSYSPKQRSVSHSQVIGTRCTRERGQLLLGEMIYDLCLELTRTGMNCSAVSVCAGFSLPGGSHDSSGASKTIPPSCARSVIADHARRLYLGCAPAHIDLHRVGVSLSGLKPVCPEPALFEDMSEDRERRLQTAVCGLTDRYGKNAVLPASSYLPEATGRERNGQIGGHRA; via the coding sequence ATGGACAAGACCTATCTCTGCATCGATCTGAAATCCTTTTACGCGTCGGTGGAATGCGTCAAGAGGGGCCTGGACCCCATGACCGCCAATCTGGTGGTGGCCGATGAGTCCCGCACGGACAGGACCATCTGCCTGGCAGTCTCCCCTTCTCTCAGAAAGGAGGGCGTGAAAAACAGGTGCCGCCTCTTTGAGATACCCGCGGACAAGCAGTTCATCATAGCCCGTCCCCGCATGAGGCTGTATATGGAAACGGCGGCGGACATATACGAGATATATCTGGAATACATAGCACCGGAGGATATACACGTGTATTCCATAGACGAGGCTTTTTTGGACGTGACCCCCTACCTGTCCCTTTACCGCAAGACCCCCCGGGAGCTGGCGGAGCTGCTCAAGGGCGCCATATACAGAGAGCTGGGGCTGACGGCGGCCTGCGGCATAGGCTCCAATATGTATCTGGCCAAGATAGCCCTGGACATACTGGCCAAGCATTCGCCCGACGGCATAGCCTGTCTGGACGAGGAGCTCTACAGGCGCCTCCTGTGGCGGCACAGGCCCATCACCGACTTTTGGATGATAGCCGCCGGCAGGGCCCGCAGGCTCGCCCGGCTGGGCATCACCTGCATGGAGCAGCTGGCCGCGGCGCCCCGGGAGCTGATACTGCGGCAATTCGGCGTATGCGGCGAAAGCCTCATAGACAAGGCCTGGGGCAGAGACGCCACGGAGATGGCAGACGTCAAAAGCTACTCTCCAAAGCAGCGCTCCGTATCCCACAGCCAGGTCATAGGGACCCGCTGCACCAGAGAAAGAGGGCAGCTGCTGCTGGGAGAGATGATCTACGACCTGTGTCTGGAGCTGACCCGCACGGGCATGAACTGCAGCGCCGTCAGCGTCTGCGCCGGCTTCTCACTGCCCGGCGGCAGCCACGATTCGTCCGGCGCATCCAAAACGATACCTCCCTCCTGCGCCCGGTCGGTCATAGCGGACCACGCCCGCAGGCTGTATCTGGGCTGCGCTCCGGCGCATATAGACCTGCACCGGGTGGGCGTCAGCCTCAGCGGGCTGAAGCCGGTCTGCCCGGAGCCGGCCCTCTTTGAAGACATGTCGGAGGACAGAGAGCGGAGGCTGCAGACCGCAGTGTGCGGCCTGACGGACAGATACGGCAAAAACGCCGTGCTGCCCGCCTCCAGCTATCTGCCGGAAGCCACCGGCAGAGAAAGAAACGGGCAGATAGGAGGCCACAGAGCCTGA
- the rpsI gene encoding 30S ribosomal protein S9 — translation MDKQRYYGTGRRKNAVARVWLTPGEGNIIINGRPMAEYVGRKSLEIHVTQPFAIIDAMGKFDVWATATGGGISGQAGAVRHGIAIALTQFDEENRTALRRSGFLTRDPRVKERKKYGRKKARRGFQFSKR, via the coding sequence TTGGATAAACAAAGATATTACGGCACAGGCCGGCGCAAGAATGCGGTAGCCCGCGTGTGGCTCACCCCCGGCGAAGGCAACATCATCATCAACGGCAGACCCATGGCCGAATACGTGGGCAGAAAGTCTCTGGAGATACACGTCACCCAGCCCTTTGCCATCATCGACGCTATGGGCAAGTTTGACGTGTGGGCGACAGCCACCGGCGGCGGCATTTCCGGCCAGGCCGGCGCTGTCAGACACGGCATCGCCATCGCGCTCACTCAGTTTGACGAGGAAAACAGGACCGCGCTCCGCCGCAGCGGATTTCTCACCAGAGATCCCCGCGTCAAGGAAAGGAAAAAGTACGGACGCAAAAAGGCCAGAAGAGGCTTCCAGTTCTCCAAGCGTTAA